Proteins encoded in a region of the Novibacillus thermophilus genome:
- the hutI gene encoding imidazolonepropionase, producing MTKPLFVRRAAQLVTLRGTSETPVSGKRMSDLGIIEDGSVWVEDGTIRYVGHDSDVLAQVGERLSEADQIDARGKVVTPGLVDPHTHVVFAGSRENEFEMRLSGATYMEIMNAGGGIHSTTQATRNASEEQLYQETLPRLDRFLQHGVTTVEAKSGYGLSLEHELKQLRVAKRLDDDHPVDIVSTFMGAHAVPEAYKDDPDRFVDIVIHEMIPKVAESGLAEFNDVFCELGVFTPEQSERILTAGKEHGLLPKIHADEIEPYRGAETAARVGAVSADHLLRVTDAGIKQMADAGVVAVLLPGTAFFLMTEAANARKMIDAGVPVALSTDRNPGSSPTESLPFIMNLGCLSMNMTPAEVITAATINAAHAIKRGHVIGSVETGKQGDLVIFDAPNVAYMQYNYAVNLVDTVVKKGKVVVKQGSLL from the coding sequence ATGACGAAACCACTGTTTGTCCGCCGTGCAGCGCAACTCGTCACACTGCGCGGAACGTCTGAAACGCCGGTTAGTGGAAAACGCATGAGTGACTTAGGGATCATTGAAGACGGATCTGTTTGGGTCGAAGACGGAACCATTCGCTACGTCGGCCATGATTCAGACGTTTTGGCACAAGTGGGTGAGCGCCTGTCTGAAGCCGACCAGATTGATGCCCGCGGCAAAGTCGTCACCCCCGGCCTCGTCGACCCGCACACGCACGTCGTCTTCGCCGGAAGTCGTGAGAACGAGTTCGAAATGCGGCTCAGCGGGGCCACCTACATGGAGATTATGAATGCCGGCGGCGGCATTCACAGTACGACCCAAGCGACACGGAATGCATCAGAGGAACAGCTGTATCAGGAGACACTTCCACGGCTTGACCGCTTCCTGCAACACGGGGTGACCACAGTAGAAGCAAAAAGCGGTTACGGCCTGTCGCTGGAGCACGAACTGAAACAGTTGCGCGTCGCCAAACGGTTAGACGACGATCACCCCGTCGACATCGTCTCCACCTTTATGGGCGCCCACGCAGTCCCTGAAGCGTACAAAGACGATCCAGACCGCTTTGTCGACATTGTCATTCACGAGATGATCCCGAAAGTGGCCGAAAGCGGCCTAGCCGAATTTAACGACGTGTTTTGCGAACTGGGCGTCTTTACCCCGGAACAGTCAGAACGCATTTTAACCGCCGGAAAAGAACACGGCCTGTTGCCGAAAATACACGCAGACGAGATTGAACCGTACCGAGGGGCGGAGACCGCAGCCCGGGTCGGTGCCGTGTCGGCCGACCATTTGCTGCGCGTTACAGACGCAGGAATTAAGCAAATGGCCGATGCTGGTGTCGTGGCCGTTCTGCTGCCTGGGACCGCGTTCTTCCTCATGACTGAAGCGGCAAACGCCCGCAAAATGATCGATGCCGGCGTGCCGGTGGCGTTGTCGACAGACCGCAATCCCGGCTCATCGCCGACAGAATCGCTGCCGTTTATCATGAACTTGGGCTGCCTTTCAATGAACATGACGCCGGCTGAAGTCATTACTGCCGCCACGATCAACGCCGCCCACGCCATCAAGCGCGGCCACGTCATCGGTAGCGTCGAAACTGGCAAACAAGGCGATCTCGTCATTTTCGACGCTCCGAACGTCGCTTACATGCAGTACAATTACGCCGTCAATCTCGTCGACACAGTCGTGAAAAAAGGAAAGGTCGTGGTCAAACAAGGATCGCTCCTTTAA
- the hutU gene encoding urocanate hydratase, protein MSHRTAIRAPRGTTLNTKGWIQEAALRMLMNNLDPEVAERPQDLVVYGGIGKAARNWESFNAIVDTLKQLEDDETMLVQSGKPVAVFKTHTDAPRVLIANSNLVPAWATWEHFHELDKKGLIMYGQMTAGSWIYIGSQGIVQGTYETFAECARRHFNGTLKGTVTVTAGLGGMGGAQPLAVTMNDGVVIAVEVDETRIQRRLDTRYLDMKVDTLDEAIRLAEEAKQKEKALSIGLLGNAAEILPEMVRRGFVPDIVTDQTSAHDPFNGYVPAGVTLEDAREMRQASPDAVVKKAKESMAVHVEAMLEMQKKGAVAFDYGNNIRQVAHDEGVKDAFNFPGFVPAYIRPQFCEGKGPFRWVALSGNPEDIYKTDEVILREFRDNEHLCNWIRMAREKIAFQGLPSRICWLGYGERARFGKIINQMVADGELEAPIVIGRDHLDSGSVASPNRETEAMKDGSDAVADWPILNALINAVGGASWVSVHHGGGVGMGYSLHAGMVIVADGTKAAEARLERVLTTDPGMGVVRHADAGYELAQKTARERGVHIPMLK, encoded by the coding sequence ATGTCACACAGAACAGCCATTCGCGCCCCGCGGGGCACAACATTGAACACGAAAGGGTGGATTCAAGAGGCCGCTCTGCGCATGCTCATGAACAACCTCGACCCGGAAGTGGCAGAACGGCCGCAAGACCTCGTCGTGTACGGCGGCATTGGAAAAGCAGCCCGCAACTGGGAGAGTTTCAACGCCATCGTCGACACGCTAAAGCAGTTGGAAGACGACGAAACAATGCTCGTCCAATCGGGCAAACCCGTGGCCGTGTTTAAGACGCACACCGATGCGCCCCGCGTCTTAATCGCCAATTCCAACCTCGTCCCGGCGTGGGCCACGTGGGAGCACTTCCACGAACTGGACAAAAAAGGGTTGATCATGTACGGACAGATGACGGCCGGCAGCTGGATTTACATCGGCAGTCAAGGCATCGTCCAAGGAACGTACGAGACGTTCGCCGAATGCGCCCGGCGACATTTTAACGGCACGCTGAAAGGCACGGTTACCGTCACCGCCGGCCTGGGCGGGATGGGCGGCGCCCAACCCCTTGCCGTCACGATGAACGACGGCGTCGTCATCGCGGTGGAAGTGGACGAAACGCGCATCCAGCGGCGCCTCGACACGCGATACCTCGACATGAAGGTGGATACCCTCGATGAGGCCATTCGTCTGGCGGAAGAAGCAAAGCAAAAGGAGAAGGCTCTCTCGATTGGCTTACTCGGCAATGCGGCAGAAATTTTGCCCGAAATGGTGCGGCGCGGATTTGTCCCAGACATCGTGACGGATCAGACGTCCGCCCACGATCCCTTCAACGGCTACGTTCCCGCTGGGGTAACCCTGGAAGACGCACGCGAGATGCGCCAAGCGTCGCCTGACGCTGTCGTGAAAAAAGCCAAGGAGAGTATGGCCGTACACGTAGAGGCCATGCTCGAGATGCAGAAAAAAGGCGCCGTCGCCTTTGACTACGGCAACAACATTCGCCAGGTCGCCCACGACGAAGGTGTGAAAGATGCCTTTAATTTCCCCGGTTTTGTGCCGGCGTACATCCGGCCGCAATTTTGCGAAGGCAAAGGCCCCTTCCGCTGGGTCGCCCTCTCCGGCAACCCGGAAGACATATACAAAACGGACGAGGTCATTTTGCGGGAGTTCCGCGACAATGAACACTTGTGCAACTGGATTCGCATGGCCCGCGAAAAAATTGCCTTCCAGGGACTCCCGTCGCGCATCTGTTGGCTCGGCTACGGGGAGAGAGCCCGCTTCGGCAAAATCATCAACCAGATGGTGGCAGACGGCGAACTGGAAGCGCCGATCGTGATCGGACGGGACCACCTCGATTCCGGATCGGTCGCATCGCCAAATCGTGAAACCGAAGCCATGAAGGACGGCAGTGACGCCGTCGCCGACTGGCCGATCTTGAACGCCCTCATAAACGCCGTTGGCGGTGCCAGCTGGGTGTCCGTCCACCACGGCGGAGGAGTCGGCATGGGGTATTCTCTGCACGCCGGCATGGTCATCGTCGCCGACGGTACGAAAGCAGCCGAGGCGCGGCTGGAGCGCGTCTTAACGACCGATCCCGGCATGGGCGTGGTCCGTCACGCCGACGCTGGCTACGAGCTGGCGCAAAAAACCGCCCGCGAACGGGGTGTACACATCCCGATGTTGAAATAG